The genomic window GACTCATCCACTGGCTTCTTACTTTTGATTACGGCGTTTTCCAAATCTAAAATAGACTTTTGGTTCATTTTCAGATTAATGTGTTactgttaaaattatttatttattattttagagacagggtctggctctgtcacccaggctggagtacagtggcacaatcatagctcactgcaaccttgaactcctgggcacaagagatcctcccacctcagcctcctgagtagctgggactacaggcgcacaccaccatgtccagctattttttttgtgtgtgtgcggtatttatttcaaatgtttgttaaaaCAGCACTGTTATTTCTCAGGCCAAGAGCAAAGATCACCCCCTGCAGAAGCTTGGGAACTATGTACAGAACTTTATAGAAACAGAGGCCATACTTTAGCTTAAGCCTGTCTGCTGACCAGAGAATGGAGTTCTGCGTGGACTCAAGGAACAAAAGGAAACTaggcagggagagggaagaaaagtgcCCATCTGAATCAAACGTCAGCTGCCATCAGGGCACATCTTGTGGTGGTCACAGATTGTAGGCTGCTTTTGGGAGATTCGGGTTCAGCACAGGATTCCATTTGTCTACTTGGCTACACCCTTGGCTGAGGTGCCATGAGGTCAATGTCACTCAAGTTCCTGGCCAGTCAAACTCCCACAGCAAAGAGTCCCAAATTTAGTATCGAGTTCCTCCGGAAGTCATTCCTATCTGTGGCAAAGAGGTAGACGCCCCGAAGCCAATCTCCCATGTTGTCTGGTATTTCGGGAGTTTCATTAGCCGAGCCAGCAGCGCTCACTGGGACCCCACTGGAAGCCGTAGTAGGCAGCTTCGCATGGGCCTTGGTGGAgctgtccagctaatttttaagaaaaaatttagtaGACTCAGGATCTGTAATGTTGCcgaggctagtctcaaactcctgccttcaagtgatcctcctgcttcagcctcccaaagcgctgggattacagatgtcagccactgtgcccagcagtgtGTTACTTTTCATATTGTTCAGTTCCTTACTAAAAtgtttgctatggtctgaatgtgtatGTCCCTCtcacattcatatgttgaaatcctaaccgccaaagtgatggtattaagTGCTTGGGACTTTGCGAGGTGATTATAATGGGGTTAGTGCCCTTAGAAAGAGGCTTGAGGGAGCctgtttttccctttcatttcatctaccatgtgaggacagagcaaCAGGGCACCATCTAGGAAGCACAGAGGCCCTTTCAGACCTCgaacctgctggtgccttgatcatagacttctcagtctccagaactgtgagcaatatctgttgtttataaattacccagtctaaagtATTTGTTGTAGCTGCCCAGATGGACTAGGAAAATGTTCAAGCTTAGCTTTCATTTCTTCAAAGTCATTCCTGACTCCTCTATTTCATGATGCCCCATAGGACATCCCATTAGCTTCATCTTCAAGATAGACTCAGAATACGACATCATGTTACCATTCCCACTGCTACAGCCTTGTTCTGAGCAAACATCATGCCTCACTTGGATTCCTGCAGTAGCCTCATCCTGGGTCTCCCTGCTTTCCACCTGCCCCTCCAGTCCATTTTCCTCCCTGTGGCCAGAAACATCCTTCTATAATGCAAGTCATACCATGTCATGCTTTGCGCCACCAAGGAATGGCTGGCTCTCCATTTCACTCAGAGTAAAATCCAAAATCCTTGCAAGCACCTGCAGGGCTTGCTCTTTGCCTTGGGTGTTGGCCTCTATTTCCTGCCCCCTCTGCCTTGGCCACTCTGGCCTCCTTGCCATTTCTCTAACACGCTGGGCCCATGCTCACCATCAAGTCATCACAGCAGCTCAACCCTCGGCCCAGAACCTTCTTTACACAGACACCACATTGCGGACTCCTTCACCAGTTCCAACTCTGCCGAATGCCTCGTCTCCATGGAGCCTACCCTCATGGCCCTAGTCTCCCATCATCCTGCTGTGTTTGCTTTTTCTCAGAGCCATAGGTCACCTTCTATCACCGTAGTacctatttttctcatttgttatcATTAATTATATGCTGCTCACCCAATAGAATGGTAGTTCCACACTTGCAGGAATTACTATTAATTTCTTTTGTGGGTATATCTTCTAGTAGTACCTGAAGCACAGggatctacatttttttttgagatagtgtcttgctctgtcatccaggctagagtgcagtggtgtaatctcggctcactgcaacctctgcctcccaggttcaagcgattctcctgcctcagcctacctagtagctgggaatgcaggcatgcaccaccacaactggctaattttttggtatttttagtagagatggggtttcaccatgttggccaggctggtctcgaactcctgacctcaggtgatccacctgccttggcctcccaaatagctgggattacaagtgtgagccaccgtgcccagctcacctatttgttgaatgaataaatgcattatttaatttGTTCAATCCTTTCCCCAAATGAAACTCCTtacaaaatgcacacacacagcaaatacacagaactgaagaagacaaagtatttatttttgacagtgTTCCCTCAGTTTTGCAATATTTTGGTTTGAGCACTAGGATCCTGTGGAATACAGCTGGAAATATCACTGGCCCGGCTGTGCTTTAACTGTGAGTTATTATTATAAGCTAACACCCATTGTACCTGCCCATGAAGTCCCGACACAGTGCATCACACATAGGGCTGAAGTAAAAGATTCAGTAAATCCACAATCCCTTCCATTAACTTGGTGCTTCATTATGTGGACATCCATTCTTGCTTCCCCAGACCTCGTCACTGAAGAAGGACAGGAGGAACAGGTACAAGAAAAGCAGTGGGCTGGGGTCCCCATCTGGGGAAACACTAGGCCCTAAAGACCCACAACACCCCTTCCTTCCCCTGGCATGGGCCCTGCAGCTCCTGGTGTTTTTCTTGGCGGCCTGAGAGCCACCACCCTCACCACCGCAGATCTGCCCTGTCGACGCCCCTCCAGTCCTGGCTCCCATCAGCTTTCCTTCCAGCTGCTAATGCTGACCTGCTAATGCCATCAGCCACGGAACACTGTAATGCTAGATGGTGTGGAAATTCTGGCCCAATTCCCTCTGTTACTCTTCATCACCTCTTTTGAGAAATTCAGGACAAGTTCCTCCCTGGCTGAAGCAGAAGTACAATCCCAAAACATCTGTCGTGGGTCCTGTTGTGTCCTTTGAAAAAATGAGCACCTGTCCATATGACCTTATTTGTAATATAAGATAtctgcagatgtaatcaagttaagatgaggtcatttgGGCAGGTTCCAATCCAATACAACTGGTGTCCCCTTAAGAAGAGGACAagagtcagagacagagacactCAGGAAGAAGACAGCCTTGACAGCAGGGCAGGGATTAGTGAtgagctacaagccaaggaacgccaGGATTGTCTGCCAGGACCAGGAGCTGGAAGAAGCTGGAGGGGACCCACACAGGGTCTTAGAGGGAGCCTGGCCCTGCTGACGCCTTCATTTCAGATTTCCAGCCTTCAGACTGTAAGAAAagctatttcttttgttttgagccTCCCAGTTTTGTAGGACTTTGTTAGGGCAACCCTAGCAAATTGGCACAACGTCCACTCCCCGACAGGTGCTAATACTGTCCCAAGACAGAACTCCACCATTCTGCTTCTACAgtggtttcctcatgttggcatTGTTACCCCCAAACCCTCCTTGAGGTTCCAGGACATTCTGCTGCTTCTACTCATGCAAGAGTATTAATGTTGAGATACCCAAGCCCAGTGACAAGTTTTCAAAGGGGAATCTACAGTTACTTCTAGGCCTGCCCGGTCCCCCTGCAGAGTGACCCCCACAGCTCGCTAGCAAATCAGCACTCTAGGGGGCTGCCTGACAATCCATGAGAACTATGTAGATATTAATTATGGTTCATTTGTaacgatcttcctgcctcattcATATCTTCCATGACCTCAACACAAGACAATACATTCAAAAGCAAATGTCATCACACTGAAAGTGAAGTGATGAGGCCCTGCAAAAATTATTGAGACGGATGAAATCTAAGAATTGACATCAcattaaagtattttttcctcacattttttttaacagtaaCATATACAAAGAGAAGCACAACAGTCAAAAGATTTGTGTCTTCTGGAAAAGAAATATGATGCAATTTCACAGAACTGAGTTGGGCTGTTCATTTAGCAAAAGCATCAACATCTGCAGCCATGAAGTGTCTCTATTCGTACTGTCTCAACCTTCCATCtggaaaaataagcatttaaaaatttgtaaaatctTTTCATGTTTCCTTTGCATTCTTTTCCCTCCTTAGTCCTTCCTTtcaattaacaaaattaaatacattgaCTAGCTAGCTAGAGTCACGGTATGGCTGAGGATTTTCCTAACCAGCAGTGCACATATATTAGAGCAAAGAGGCAGCGATCCTGCAGTCAGTCTGATGTATTGCAGCAGAGCCTAGCGCAGAGGTGCAGACGTCAGTGGCGCTCCAACGGAGGCTTCCTAATGCACAAACTACATCTTCCGCGCCTGAGTTCCGCGCCTGCGTTCCCTCCTTGCACACACCCAGGAGTCTGATAAAAATGAAGCACGCGGAGGACACCGAAATATCTAGAAGGCACAGAGACAGTCGAGAAAAATGACAGGCAGTATATGTTTTCTAGACTCATAATCTTTATACAGGATTACTGTATGTTTCTGTGAGTTTCTATGTACCGAGGGTGTGCTTACGTATGTGCAcgagccacacacacacacgcacgcacatacGCATAtacgcacacacgcacatacacacatgcacacacaggcacatgcgcgcgcgcacacacacacacccccacacaccgtGCGGTCCTCCTGAAGCGGACGAAGGGAGTGCCCGTACTGAGCTTCCCTCTTGGAGAACGCACACAGCACAACCTCCAGTGGATTTTCCTCTCCTGGTGGCAGCGCTATGCAGGACGCAGATGGTCACTGCTCTGCCCCGGGACCCGCCCCGCCTGCGCCCTGCCGGCTTCCCGGGCTCTCCGTGTGAGCAGCCCCTGTCTGCACGCCTCCCTCGCGTCTCTCCACCGGGTGGACGTCTCCGAGTCCGGCTTCCAGGCGCAAGGCTGGACCGGTGGCTCCCCGGGCCAGGATCCGCGGCTGCGCGGATGACGCGCACCCCTGAGAGGCAGGGGCGGAGTCGGCCACCGGCAGGCGCCCACCCCATCTTGTCCTTGGCTAAAGTCAGCGGCGCGACCCGCTCCTCCGCCCCCGCCGGGCCCATCTCCTCTCCTCAAAACGGGACCTGGCCCCCCGTTTCTCCCCACTGACATCGACATCCATCCACTTGTCTATTTGTACAAATTTCCAAAGTGTATCATTTCACCCCCTTGGATGTAAAAAGTGAGCTAATAATTTTCTAGCAGCATTCCTGATGTCAGCCTCTCTAATTCTgtataaaaaatcattttgcaaTGGGACCAATGTTAACTCATTTATGCAATATATCGGTTGCTAAAATGGAATATTCCACTGAAGTCCATCAATCAACATGGGAATATAGGTCTTATATTTATTGCACCTAATCTACTTTTGCTTAGCACAGTTATTACTCATATCAGCATATGGGTCTAGATGTGAATGACGGAAGTTATATTTGAAATCGTGTCTTAAGGCTAGATGTGCTCACgccaatttctttttcattgcgCACCCCAAAATTGCCAATACCATGTTCAGTATAAAATACATCATCTTTGGCACCCACGGGTCACCCTAATGATGCACACAAGTGAAGAtgcaaatatttatctttcctcTCACGGATCCTCccgcccctcccttcccccttgcagtGCCTTCCTGGCTCGTTCTTTGCTGGGGTGGAAGAATATGGAGGTGGGGGGCGGGTTTGATGCTTCTTAAAAACACATAAGCTGCCTCTCTCATCTGGCAATCATTGACTTATTAACTCTTATTTAAAAAGTTCACACAAATCCAGAGAACTTGTCCTGCTATAAGAATGCAGTGAGAATTAGATGATGCGTGGAAGCCGTCCAACTGCGCAGGGCAATGATCCTAGGCAGTGGCTACTGGCCGACAAGTGCGCCCCTGCGGCAGCTCCcagcctgggtctgcagctccgGAGCGCTGCTGTTTTCACTGGACCCTGAGAAAACCATGACTCAAGACCAGAAAGGTCTGGAATTAGAAAGAACAGACCCAACCGCTCTGCTCCTGGGCATCCTATATGTCCTTTGAAGACATCTGGAGAAATGCAGAACACAGGCTGGgaagaggaaattaaaatggtcatgaatatatacaaaatatcagGCCACTCTCCTTGTAGCCACTTTACCCTAAAGCGGTAGCCCTCTGCCCACCTGACATGTGGTCCAGGCTTTTAATTGAAGACCATGCCTTGAGCTCTGTGAAGATTTGATGAGCTGCGAGCCAGCAAAGGCTGTCCCAAAGGTTCCCGGAACACTCCCCCATCAGAGGCAGGATAATTTCATCAGGGAACCTGGAGACCTGGCTTCAGAGTGACCAGATGACGGGCTTGCAGACCCTTCACAGTTCCCTGTTAGATGACCCCGTGAATATATATGGCTGCTCACAAGAGGCAATTCCCAAGAGGTGGAACACATTTTTCTGTGTCCGACTCTGGAAACTGGGACCTCCCTCTCCAAGGGTCCTTGCCCCAACAGCTTAGTCCCTGGACCCCCTTTGACTTTGCTTCGCTTTCACACTCTGGTTGAGTCTCTGACCAAAATGAGGAAGGGGCTGCACTGAGATTCCTTTGGGGGTTCACCTGGCTTCCCATCTCCCATGGCTAATAAGTGCTGTCCAGTGGCTTGTTGGAGGACAACCATTAATTAGATACACCAGTGCCGATTTATCTTATTAGAAATCTACACACAAGTAGCCATGAGAATGCAGAAGCTTTCAGGATTCCTAGCGCTCCAGATCGCCTTAGTTGCTGACGTCTTTGCTCCTTGATTTGCATTCATagctggggttttgttttgtgtcAGTAACACAAGCATCAGGGCAGGGCTGCTCCAAAGTCTGTGCCCACAACCCCCACTGATGCAATGTTTACATAGATTTATGTTGCAGTAGCTTGAAATATCTGTCGGTTCTCTCTAACCAACCTATTTGCCTGCAAACCCcattttttaccctttttttgTTTGCAAAACCAACAACTTTGCAAAACCACTTCCAGGGAACGGGAGGACCAGCTCTGCATCCGTGTAGAGCTGCACCAGCCACAGCAAGCTGAGCTCTGTTTATTGCTGCGACTTTcaaaacataaagataaaatatttgaagattttcttGAAAAGGGGAAAACGCAGCTCTAGCCCCCTCCATTTGCCGCGGGGGGCAGGGAGCTGGGGTGTTGTCCACGTGCCAGACGTGACGGCTTAACGGTTTGATTTATGAGTCTGATAATAAAAATCCCATTAGGCTCCTCTCATTGAGAAAAAGgagcagaagaaaaaaagctGTGTGTGTCACCGAGCAGCATTGACGCAGGCGGCTCTGACGGCAGCAGCCGCGGGCGggcggggggcccgggggggcCCGCGAGGGGCGCGCGAGGGCCGGCAGTTCCAGCGCAGGGTCCCCTAGCCGCACCCGTGCCTTTTCAGCTCCCGCCTCCGCTGTCACCATTCCCTCGACCCACACGCACCAGTGCACTCGCCCCCGCGCGGCTCCTGAGTGCCCCAGGCACCCCAGCCCCCGCTACTGCAACCCTGCACCCCTCTGTAGTGACGGGTGCCACCCTATGTGATCCCCTGCCCCTGCGGACCCCTAGTCCTCCAAGGGGAGAGTGAAAGAGGGAAGGGACCTGGGAGGGAGCAGTTCACAGCCCCCCAGGAAGGGGTCACAGCCCTCCCTTCCCTCCAAGGAAGGAGGTAGGACTGGGAGGCTGGGATCCTGTGTTCCCAGCCTCCGGGTAGTTGCAGTCACTGGAACCTCCCCCACAGGCCCAAGCTGCCTGCAGATAGGGCCCGCAGCCCCTTGTCCAGCAAGTATCCATTGTTCACGGGCTGAGAACACGTTAGAGTCAgggttatttttctatttaaaaagtcatctgGGCAGGAAAAAAGAGTAATGCGCTGTGCTCGGAGTGCGCATGTGTGATCCAAGACCCAGTGCCTGCACCCACGCGTGGTTCCCCGTGGACAGAGCCGGACCTCAGCCTGGAGCTGCGGCCACTACTCCCCGGCAGTAGGAGGACCTGGGCCCGGGGCCAGCCCTGAAGACGGTGCGGGGACAGATACCACTGCTGGGCCCACGCACAAATGCTGCTTCTGGTATCCAGGCAAAACAAGCCAAGGACTGCACAGAACATCTGGGGTTCCAGACCAGTGGTTTTCTCACGGTCTCTGAACAGAATGACTGACAAGATGTACTCCTAAGGACACTAGAAAAATAATTGTATCGGTTAGGCCTGATTCAGCCCTCTAGCCTTAAATTTTTACATGTCTACTTGAAATGTAGTGAGATTGATAAGGAATTAGAGAGACTgataaacaaaaaacagcccTTAAAATTCCACTACTAATtatcaaaaaaactaaaaaactcaaGTGCGTCCAACTCCGCAATTCCGAGTCCATAAGTCATTCTATGAACATTTTAATCAGCCAGTGCCTAAACTTCCCCCATCAATCTCGCTACACTACATCCCCTTGGGGAGGGAGATGTGCCATTCATAATGTCCCAGGGACATGGAGTTTTCAACCCTCCTGGGGGAGAAGGCACTGCATGTCCCTGGAACTAAAAATGGGAATGTCTGATGCTTGTGCACCAGGATTCACAGCAGCCGTAGCCAGTATTCACCATAGCCGAGAGGAAGGATCAGCCCAGTGCCCCTCACCGATGAATGAGTACACAAAACGTGGTGCATCCATACAATGGAGCATGAGCTGTAAGGAAGGGAGCACTGACCCGTGCCTCAACATGGATAAGAACATTGTGCTCAGTGAAAcgagccagtcacagaaggacaaaccCTGCaggattccacttacatgaagtcCCTGGTGtagacaaattcatagagacaggaagtggaGTGGTGGCTGcaaggagctgggggaggggtgtcggGAGTTATTGTTCAATAGGTAGAATATTGTTCTGTTGGGGATGATGGAAAGTGTTGGAAATAGATCATGGTGCTCGTACCACACCATCATGAATTTAATCAATGCCACCGAATTGCATCCTTAAAGATGGTGACAAtggaaaatttatatatatatatgtgtgtacacacacacacacatatatataaccacaacaaaacaaacaaacaaacatgaatgTCAGTTAGCACTGATACTTCACCCAGGTTTCCTCTTCAAATTGCCTTCTGGGAACAGCACCCCCAGGCATGGTGTTAGCACCCTCAGGCACCCCAGCTTGAAATGGACCCTCTGCCTTCTTAAAAACAAAGTGAGATAAGATACCAAAAGCCACCAGGGCTCCCTCGCTCATTTACATCTTTTACAAAGATCCCCCTGTCTATCTGAGAATTTGGGGGAGCAGACTACATTCTTACATCATTTGGCTCTTCCCTTCAATAGTGCCTCACCATGTGCACCGCCGAACATAGAATGGATTTTGTGAAGAAAAGTAATTTTGGTGTTTTTGGTTACTGCTAACCTAAGTGTATTAggtttctattgctgctgtaataaattactGCAAATGTGGTAGTTTAGAACTGCAAAAATCCATGATTTATGATCTTACGGTTCTGCAGGTCAGAAGTGTAAACTGAGATGAAAGTGTGGGCAGGCTCTGTTCCCCTGGAGGCTCTCAGAGAATCCCTCTCCTGGCCCCTGGCTGCATTCCTCTGCTCATAGCCCCTTCCTCCATGATCAGAGCCCGCCAGTCTCCCTCTCCTTCTGAACAGCTGAGGAAGGAGCGCCTCTCTTCAGGATTCACACGAATAAATTGGGCAGGCTCACCTGGATCATTTAGGTTGGCCTCCCCATCTCAAGCTCCATACCCTTGACATCTGCAAAAATCCACTACTTTGCAAAGTCAGGTGACATAGTCACAGGCTgtggggattaggacatggacatcctGGGGCCATCTTTTTGCCTACCACACTAAGGAACCTATTCTAGTTTATGATTTTATGTGAAGGAATATTGCTTATGGGAACTCAGAGTCATTTAAGCCAGCTTGCTCACAATTTATAAATATCAGGGTAGAAATAAACTAAGGCTCTCCTGCAGTGACttctactttttttat from Macaca fascicularis isolate 582-1 chromosome 4, T2T-MFA8v1.1 includes these protein-coding regions:
- the LOC107129373 gene encoding uncharacterized protein yields the protein MGPAGAEERVAPLTLAKDKMGWAPAGGRLRPCLSGVRVIRAAADPGPGSHRSSLAPGSRTRRRPPGGETRGRRADRGCSHGEPGKPAGRRRGGSRGRAVTICVLHSAATRRGKSTGGCAVCVLQEGSSVRALPSSASGGPHDISVSSACFIFIRLLGVCKEGTQARNSGAEDVVCALGSLRWSATDVCTSALGSAAIHQTDCRIAASLL